In Listeria monocytogenes, the following proteins share a genomic window:
- a CDS encoding DUF4240 domain-containing protein: MKKVSSLLTQDQFWGIIDNSDKGSKLEELLEKLSEDELFGYDYWWNYFHKKSYNQSLWAVAYVVLGGCSDDGFDYFRYWLLTRGKAVFTSAMENADTLCDEFDLLTEDEYPESEEVAYLVMDVFENKLGKDFDDAEIEAESRIEFEEVSMPKIDFEWNEDDEDSIKKVCPNTFAKWWNNDKF, from the coding sequence ATGAAAAAAGTATCATCTTTATTAACCCAAGATCAGTTTTGGGGAATTATTGACAACTCTGACAAAGGGAGCAAATTAGAAGAATTACTAGAAAAGTTGAGTGAGGATGAACTTTTTGGTTATGATTATTGGTGGAACTACTTTCATAAAAAATCTTATAACCAATCGCTCTGGGCTGTTGCTTACGTAGTATTAGGTGGCTGTAGTGATGATGGATTTGACTATTTTCGTTATTGGTTACTAACAAGAGGTAAGGCTGTATTCACATCTGCTATGGAAAATGCTGATACGCTTTGCGATGAATTTGATTTATTAACAGAGGATGAATATCCTGAAAGTGAAGAGGTCGCTTACTTAGTGATGGATGTTTTCGAAAACAAACTAGGTAAAGACTTTGACGATGCTGAAATTGAAGCAGAGAGTAGAATTGAGTTTGAAGAAGTATCTATGCCTAAAATAGATTTTGAGTGGAATGAAGACGACGAAGATTCTATCAAAAAAGTATGCCCAAACACTTTTGCAAAATGGTGGAATAACGATAAATTCTAA
- a CDS encoding YoaK family protein, translating into MARSRQISESIGLGLLLALAGGFMDAYSYIERGQVFANAQTGNILLFGINLSEGNWAIAIQYFWPVVSFTVGIAISEVIHRRDIRRLHWRQLSVLIEVVILIGVAFIPLDHNLIANSLISFVCGIQVESFRKMHGRGIATTMCIGNLRSATQNLCDYFEYKEKQYLRNSLLYFTVILSFIIGAVVGNFFIQLFAQYAILVCAFIQFIAFMMMFIDRESKII; encoded by the coding sequence ATGGCAAGATCTAGACAAATTTCAGAGTCAATCGGTTTGGGGCTTTTACTTGCTCTGGCTGGCGGATTTATGGATGCTTACTCTTACATTGAAAGAGGTCAGGTATTCGCTAATGCGCAGACTGGGAACATACTTTTATTTGGAATTAATCTTTCGGAGGGGAACTGGGCTATCGCAATTCAGTATTTTTGGCCGGTTGTCTCTTTTACGGTCGGAATTGCGATATCTGAAGTGATTCATCGGCGAGATATTAGACGTCTCCACTGGCGTCAGCTTTCTGTCTTGATAGAGGTGGTAATTTTAATTGGAGTTGCATTTATTCCACTTGATCATAATCTAATTGCCAATTCGCTCATATCTTTTGTATGTGGTATCCAAGTAGAAAGTTTCCGAAAAATGCACGGTAGAGGGATTGCGACGACGATGTGTATAGGGAATTTGCGGAGCGCCACGCAAAATTTATGCGATTATTTCGAGTACAAGGAAAAACAATATTTGCGTAACAGCTTGCTATATTTTACCGTTATTCTTAGTTTTATCATTGGTGCGGTTGTAGGGAATTTCTTTATTCAGCTATTCGCACAATATGCTATTCTCGTTTGTGCATTTATACAGTTTATCGCCTTTATGATGATGTTTATTGATAGAGAAAGTAAAATAATATAA